TGCGATCAAGATGATCACAAGCGATAGAACAAGTGGCGTCGTTCGAATAGGGTTCGCAAGGGTGGTGTGCATCAACGCTATCCCGAAGGGATGAACCAAAACTACATGTTGGGCCGTGAACGCATAAGGAAACTATGCATGTCGGATACCGGATCGGACATACGTCGCGTGCTTTCGCCATATTCGCCACGTGGAACCCACCTTTTCAGAGAACGAACTATTGGTGAAAGCACGCAGCTACTGCGCCCGGCAAGAGCGTTGCCAGCAGGAGGTGCGTGATAAGCTGTACGGTTGGGGTGGGCACATAGCCGTCGTCGAGAATATTGTTTCACAACTGATCGGTGAGCGCTTCCTCAATGAAATGCGTTTCGCCGAACACTTTGCCGTGAGCAAATTCCGGCAAAAAGGGTGGGGGAAACGCAAGGTCGAGGCGGCGTTAAGACTGAAGTCGATAAGTGCACAATGCATAGCCAAAGCGCTTGCATCCATTGATTCGGACGAGTATGACAGCGAGCTACTCAAGGCGGTGGATAAACGGCTGAACAAGCTGCATGATATCAACCCGTACATCGCTCGCAGAAAGGTCATCAACTATTTCATGGGCAAGGGATATGCATCCGGCCAGATAGAGAAAGCGCTTGACAAATTGAATG
The nucleotide sequence above comes from Flavobacteriales bacterium. Encoded proteins:
- a CDS encoding RecX family transcriptional regulator; amino-acid sequence: MRHVEPTFSENELLVKARSYCARQERCQQEVRDKLYGWGGHIAVVENIVSQLIGERFLNEMRFAEHFAVSKFRQKGWGKRKVEAALRLKSISAQCIAKALASIDSDEYDSELLKAVDKRLNKLHDINPYIARRKVINYFMGKGYASGQIEKALDKLNE